In Macadamia integrifolia cultivar HAES 741 chromosome 13, SCU_Mint_v3, whole genome shotgun sequence, one DNA window encodes the following:
- the LOC122059007 gene encoding uncharacterized protein LOC122059007, producing MLRLCGFQRYTLLSWSEEVSWLCQNVKGDSAVSSVQSFYFSAVVYRIWRERNNRIFKLEATNVDELFHRIVSDTRGHFCHLQIRTATSSSIKEFFHRWKIKPEFLSHLLQFFSWPRPPAAWLVLNCDGLVRNGLGRYGIVARDARGCPVFALAGAVVHDNILCVELIAIRQGLKRARDLRCTHLQVRLDSLAVVQMITGKFRPPWFTLALLDDIFELYANFQHCVFSHHVREINRCADFLAYFVQSPQETILDLSNLPADLIVLLRDDACGKVYQRL from the coding sequence ATGCTGCGGCTTTGTGGTTTTCAGAGATATACTTTGCTTTCATGGTCTGAAGAAGTTTCTTGGCTCTGTCAGAATGTTAAGGGGGACTCTGCAGTTTCCTCTGTTCAGAGTTTCTACTTCTCGGCAGTGGTCTATCGAATATGGCGCGAGCGCAACAATCGTATCTTCAAATTGGAGGCTACCAATGTGGACGAGCTTTTTCATCGAATTGTTAGCGATACCAGAGGTCATTTCTGTCATCTTCAAATCAGAACTGCGACTTCCTCATCCATTAAGGAGTTTTTTCACCGATGGAAAATCAAACCGGAGTTTCTTTCTCACCTGCTTCAGTTTTTCTCTTGGCCTCGGCCCCCTGCGGCGTGGCTTGTTTTAAATTGTGATGGCTTAGTTAGAAATGGGCTCGGCAGGTATGGCATTGTTGCTCGAGATGCAAGGGGTTGCCCCGTTTTTGCTCTGGCGGGTGCCGTAGTTCATGATAACATTCTATGTGTTGAGCTGATCGCCATTCGTCAAGGTCTCAAGAGAGCCAGGGACCTTCGATGTACCCACCTTCAGGTTCGTTTAGACTCTCTGGCTGTTGTTCAAATGATTACTGGGAAGTTTCGCCCTCCATGGTTCACTCTGGCACTTCTTGATGATATCTTTGAGCTTTATGCAAATTTTCAGCACTGTGTTTTTTCGCATCACGTTCGTGAGATCAATAGGTGTGCTGATTTTTTGGCTTATTTTGTTCAATCTCCTCAGGAGACTATTTTGGATCTCTCAAACCTCCCTGCTGATCTGATCGTCCTTTTACGTGATGATGCATGCGGGAAGGTCTACCAAAGgttgtaa